One Myxococcus xanthus DNA segment encodes these proteins:
- a CDS encoding ATP-dependent Clp protease ATP-binding subunit: MANVCDLCHQRPATTRVTRVMGNRRTTESLCDVCSSQRSRFGRMGLGTSLFDQFFSDFGDEDFGGLSRSLQQPVERYDITEAFSDETRRVLEAAFEAARSAGAASIDTEHLLVALAKDPLGRTALSRMKLDPARVAERAESEMRRGKRPMERPELSPHAKRALELAYQEAYELGHSYVGPEHVLLGLLHEGEGLASEILREQGAQHGKARAAVAEALAPSSEARRSPTPTLDEYCRDLTSLASEGKLDPVVGRANEIETTLEILSRRTKNNPVLIGEPGVGKTAIVEGIAQRIISAAVPDTLRDKRVLQLDLSGLLAGSKYRGEFEERLKKVMDEVKSHSEDIVLFIDEIHTIVGAGAAEGAMDAGNMLKPSLARGELHVIGATTLDEYRKRIEKDAALERRFQPVVVPEPTAEQAIEILRGLKDRYESHHRVRIADEALVAAVELSDRYVTGRFLPDKAIDLVDQAAARVRLRLTLPPERLVNAEHEVVKVKRSLDEARGRKAGPRIQELESKLNAAEREVQSAQKERRTQKSGETPEVRAEDVAEVLSRMTGIPVTQMTEDERKKLLELESRLHERVIGQDEAIRVLSQAIRRARAGLKDESRPIGSFLFLGPTGVGKTELAKTLAELLFGDEKALIRFDMSEYMEKHTVSRLVGAPPGYVGYEEGGQLTEAVRRRPYSVLLFDEVEKAHPDVFHMLLQVLDDGRLTDAQGTVVNFKNTVIIGTSNLGSHLIQESTARKEPQERMRERVMGVLKGHFPPEFLNRIDETVVFEPLNRAQLRAIVDLMLEKTRRLLHGQGIDLEVTPAALEALVDKGWDPTFGARPLRREIQRAIEAPLAEKLISGDIHENSRVRADFKDGKFRFDEVEAAEAEVAQAEASAVH, from the coding sequence ATGGCCAATGTCTGCGACCTCTGCCACCAGCGCCCGGCGACCACCCGAGTCACCCGCGTCATGGGGAACCGGCGGACCACCGAGTCCCTGTGTGACGTCTGTAGCAGCCAGCGCTCGCGCTTCGGCCGCATGGGCCTGGGCACGTCGCTCTTCGACCAGTTCTTCAGTGACTTCGGAGACGAGGACTTCGGGGGGCTGTCGCGTTCACTCCAGCAGCCGGTGGAGCGCTACGACATCACCGAGGCCTTCTCCGATGAGACGCGGCGCGTATTGGAAGCGGCCTTCGAGGCGGCGCGAAGCGCGGGGGCGGCTTCCATCGACACGGAGCACCTGCTGGTGGCGCTCGCGAAGGACCCGCTGGGCCGGACCGCGCTCAGCCGCATGAAGCTGGACCCGGCCCGCGTCGCCGAGCGCGCCGAGTCCGAGATGCGCCGTGGGAAGCGCCCCATGGAGCGTCCCGAGCTGTCGCCGCATGCGAAGCGCGCCCTGGAACTCGCGTACCAGGAGGCCTACGAGCTGGGACATTCCTATGTGGGGCCCGAACACGTGCTGCTGGGGTTGCTGCACGAAGGGGAAGGCCTGGCGTCGGAGATTCTGCGCGAGCAAGGGGCCCAGCACGGCAAGGCGCGCGCGGCCGTCGCGGAAGCGCTGGCACCTTCATCCGAGGCACGCCGGTCGCCCACGCCCACGCTGGACGAGTACTGCCGCGACCTGACGAGCCTGGCCTCGGAAGGGAAGCTGGACCCGGTGGTGGGGCGGGCCAACGAAATCGAGACCACGCTCGAAATCCTCTCGCGTCGTACGAAGAACAACCCCGTGCTCATTGGTGAGCCGGGCGTGGGCAAGACGGCCATCGTGGAGGGCATTGCCCAGCGCATCATCTCCGCCGCGGTCCCGGACACGCTGCGCGACAAACGCGTGCTGCAACTGGACCTGTCCGGCCTGCTCGCGGGCAGCAAGTACCGCGGTGAGTTCGAGGAGCGGCTGAAGAAGGTCATGGACGAGGTGAAGTCGCACAGCGAGGACATCGTCCTCTTCATCGACGAGATTCACACCATCGTCGGGGCGGGCGCGGCGGAGGGGGCCATGGATGCGGGCAACATGCTCAAGCCATCCCTGGCGCGCGGCGAGCTGCACGTCATCGGCGCGACGACGTTGGATGAATACCGCAAGCGCATCGAGAAGGATGCTGCGCTCGAACGCCGCTTCCAGCCCGTGGTCGTCCCGGAGCCGACGGCCGAGCAGGCCATTGAGATTCTGCGAGGCCTCAAGGACCGCTACGAGTCCCACCACCGCGTGCGCATCGCGGACGAGGCGCTGGTGGCGGCGGTGGAGCTGTCGGACCGTTACGTCACAGGGCGCTTCCTGCCGGACAAGGCCATCGACCTGGTGGACCAGGCGGCGGCCCGCGTGCGCTTGCGGCTCACGCTGCCACCGGAGCGACTGGTGAATGCCGAGCATGAGGTGGTGAAGGTGAAGCGCTCGCTCGACGAGGCTCGCGGCCGGAAGGCGGGGCCGCGCATCCAGGAGCTGGAGTCGAAGCTGAACGCCGCCGAGCGCGAGGTCCAGAGCGCGCAGAAGGAGCGCCGCACGCAGAAGTCCGGTGAGACGCCGGAGGTCCGCGCCGAGGACGTGGCGGAGGTGCTGTCGCGCATGACGGGCATCCCCGTGACGCAGATGACGGAGGACGAGCGCAAGAAGCTGCTGGAGCTGGAGTCGCGGCTGCACGAGCGCGTCATCGGTCAGGACGAGGCCATCCGCGTGTTGTCCCAGGCCATCCGGCGGGCGAGGGCGGGGCTCAAGGACGAGTCGCGCCCCATCGGCTCCTTCCTCTTCCTGGGCCCCACGGGCGTGGGCAAGACGGAGTTGGCGAAGACGCTGGCGGAGCTGCTCTTCGGTGACGAGAAGGCGCTCATCCGCTTCGACATGAGTGAGTACATGGAGAAGCACACCGTGAGCCGGCTGGTGGGCGCGCCGCCGGGCTATGTCGGCTACGAGGAGGGCGGGCAGCTCACCGAGGCCGTGCGGCGGCGGCCCTACTCCGTGCTCCTCTTCGACGAGGTGGAGAAGGCCCACCCCGACGTGTTCCACATGCTGCTCCAGGTGCTGGATGACGGGCGGCTCACGGACGCGCAGGGCACGGTGGTGAACTTCAAGAACACCGTCATCATCGGCACCAGCAACCTGGGCTCGCACCTCATCCAGGAGTCCACCGCGCGCAAGGAACCGCAGGAGCGCATGCGGGAGCGCGTCATGGGCGTGCTCAAGGGGCACTTCCCGCCCGAGTTCCTCAACCGCATCGACGAGACGGTGGTCTTCGAGCCGCTCAACCGCGCGCAGCTGCGCGCCATCGTGGACCTGATGCTGGAGAAGACGCGCCGCCTGCTGCACGGCCAGGGCATTGACCTGGAGGTGACGCCCGCGGCGCTGGAAGCGCTGGTGGACAAGGGATGGGACCCAACCTTCGGCGCGCGTCCGCTGCGGCGTGAAATCCAGCGCGCCATCGAGGCGCCACTCGCGGAGAAGCTCATCTCGGGCGACATCCATGAGAACAGCCGCGTGAGAGCGGACTTCAAGGACGGAAAATTCCGGTTCGACGAAGTGGAGGCCGCTGAGGCGGAAGTCGCGCAGGCTGAAGCGAGTGCCGTTCACTGA
- a CDS encoding MDR family MFS transporter, which translates to MRTTHRPLTTLALALSLFMAALEATVVSTAMPTVVGELGGIQHYAWVFTAYMLSSTITVPIYGKLADLYGRKPVLVFGIVLFLVGSIASGLSTSMAMLIGFRTLQGLGAGAMQPVALTVIGDIYTLEERAKVQGAFSAVWGIAGLIGPITGGFLVKYLTWHWVFFINVPVGVGCLVLLLSYFHERVERKPQKLDYAGAALLTGWVVALLVGVQGVGVNLWGLPVAAVLLAAFVAVERKVAEPIIPMSIFKVPAIVISSIAGALFSAAMFGATTYVPLFVQGVLGGTPTEAGGMITPMIVGWPLAALVAGKLLLKTGFRPLIVGGLGLTVVGTSLMALLLGPQAPRLLPEVAMGLFGIGMGFASTALLIAVQTSVGWELRGVATASNMFFRTIGGAIGVGLMGGVMVSQLLKDPTVPISAANALMSPDHGQDLPADLLATLSGALGTGLSINFWLICAFTVAAFAAGLFFPKVSRTTTVSSTEVVAPH; encoded by the coding sequence ATGCGAACCACTCATCGTCCCCTCACCACCTTGGCCCTGGCCTTGAGCCTCTTCATGGCCGCCTTGGAAGCCACTGTCGTTTCCACGGCCATGCCCACGGTGGTGGGCGAGTTGGGCGGCATCCAGCACTACGCGTGGGTCTTCACCGCGTACATGTTGTCCTCCACCATCACCGTGCCCATCTACGGGAAGCTGGCGGACCTCTACGGCCGCAAGCCCGTGCTCGTGTTCGGCATCGTGCTGTTCCTCGTGGGCTCCATCGCCAGTGGCCTGTCCACGTCCATGGCCATGTTGATCGGCTTCCGGACGCTCCAGGGCCTGGGCGCGGGCGCCATGCAGCCGGTGGCGCTCACCGTCATCGGGGACATCTACACGCTGGAGGAGCGCGCGAAGGTCCAGGGCGCGTTCAGCGCGGTGTGGGGCATCGCGGGACTGATCGGGCCCATCACCGGTGGCTTCCTCGTGAAGTACCTCACGTGGCACTGGGTCTTCTTCATCAACGTCCCGGTGGGCGTGGGCTGCCTCGTCCTGCTCCTGAGCTACTTCCATGAGCGCGTGGAGCGGAAGCCCCAGAAGCTGGACTACGCGGGCGCCGCGCTGCTCACCGGCTGGGTGGTGGCGCTGCTCGTCGGCGTGCAAGGTGTGGGCGTGAATCTGTGGGGCTTGCCCGTGGCGGCCGTGCTGCTCGCGGCCTTCGTCGCGGTGGAGCGCAAGGTGGCCGAGCCCATCATCCCCATGTCCATCTTCAAGGTGCCGGCCATCGTCATCTCCTCCATCGCGGGAGCGCTCTTCTCCGCGGCGATGTTCGGGGCCACCACCTACGTTCCGCTCTTCGTCCAGGGCGTCCTGGGCGGAACGCCCACCGAGGCCGGCGGGATGATTACGCCGATGATTGTCGGCTGGCCGCTGGCGGCCCTCGTGGCCGGGAAGCTGCTGCTCAAGACGGGCTTCCGCCCCCTCATCGTGGGCGGGCTGGGATTGACGGTGGTGGGCACGTCGCTGATGGCGCTGCTCCTGGGGCCCCAGGCGCCCAGGCTGCTGCCGGAGGTGGCCATGGGCCTGTTCGGCATCGGCATGGGCTTCGCGTCCACCGCGCTGCTCATCGCCGTGCAGACCAGCGTGGGCTGGGAGCTGCGCGGAGTGGCCACCGCCAGCAACATGTTCTTCCGCACCATCGGCGGCGCCATTGGCGTGGGGCTGATGGGCGGCGTCATGGTGTCGCAGCTCCTCAAGGACCCGACGGTGCCGATTTCGGCGGCCAACGCCTTGATGAGCCCCGACCACGGCCAGGACTTGCCCGCGGATCTGCTGGCGACGCTGAGCGGCGCGCTGGGCACCGGGCTGAGCATCAACTTCTGGCTGATCTGCGCCTTCACCGTGGCCGCCTTCGCCGCAGGGCTGTTCTTCCCCAAGGTGTCGCGCACCACGACGGTGTCCTCCACCGAGGTGGTGGCGCCGCACTGA
- a CDS encoding glycoside hydrolase family 6 protein, with protein MQPSNSAGSPFRRFTAPAALMLAAALTTACGPSEPPAPAEAEALGSRTDALTELVSNGTFNGGTVSPWWSGPNTQSRVENARLRVDVGGGTANPWDALIGQDDIPLVNGRAYTLSFTASASVSTTVRVTVQLESAPYTAPLDRQITLDGTSRRFTFPFTSTLATQAGQVTFQMGGRATGFSAFIDDISLTTEDGGGGGGPLSMTNGFYIDPNSNPANWVRANSGDSRAARIQSSVANNLAARWFAAWSGDITTAVSSFVSAADAADKLPVLVAYNIPGRDCGSHSGGGAGSPEAYRTWISSFAAAIGNRPAVVIIEPDAVAQLDCLANDAERQTRISLIRYATEQFRDRAPNTWAYLDAGNALWINADTMAQRLENMGVRNVRGFALNVSNFYTTAQSASYAGSVNSSLSSRYGYTKPFVVDTSRNGNGSNGEWCNPAGRKIGTTNQVGVGGAEMTLWIKVPGDSDGQCGVAPNTPAGTFVPDVALRMIDGL; from the coding sequence GTGCAACCCAGTAACTCCGCCGGTTCGCCGTTTCGTCGCTTCACCGCTCCGGCCGCGCTGATGCTCGCGGCGGCCCTCACGACTGCCTGTGGTCCCTCGGAGCCACCCGCCCCGGCGGAGGCCGAGGCGCTCGGCAGTCGCACCGACGCGCTGACCGAGCTCGTCTCCAATGGCACCTTCAACGGCGGCACCGTGTCGCCCTGGTGGAGCGGCCCCAATACGCAGTCCCGCGTGGAGAACGCCCGCCTGCGCGTGGATGTGGGGGGCGGGACGGCCAACCCCTGGGACGCGCTGATTGGCCAGGATGACATTCCGCTGGTGAATGGCCGGGCGTACACGCTGTCCTTCACCGCTTCTGCTTCAGTGTCGACGACGGTCCGTGTGACGGTGCAGTTGGAGAGCGCGCCGTACACCGCGCCGCTGGACCGGCAGATTACGTTGGACGGCACGTCACGGCGCTTCACGTTCCCCTTCACGTCGACGCTGGCCACGCAGGCAGGACAGGTCACCTTCCAGATGGGAGGCCGCGCGACGGGGTTCAGCGCGTTCATCGATGACATCTCGCTCACCACGGAGGACGGCGGCGGAGGCGGCGGGCCGCTGTCGATGACGAACGGCTTCTACATCGACCCGAACTCCAACCCCGCCAACTGGGTCCGGGCCAACAGCGGGGACTCGCGCGCTGCGCGCATCCAGTCCTCCGTCGCGAACAACCTGGCCGCACGTTGGTTCGCCGCTTGGAGCGGAGACATCACCACGGCGGTGTCCAGCTTCGTCTCGGCCGCGGACGCGGCGGACAAGCTGCCGGTGCTGGTGGCGTACAACATCCCTGGCCGGGACTGCGGAAGCCACTCGGGCGGAGGCGCGGGGTCGCCAGAGGCGTACCGGACGTGGATTTCGTCCTTCGCCGCCGCCATTGGCAACCGTCCCGCCGTCGTCATCATCGAGCCGGACGCCGTCGCCCAGCTCGACTGCCTGGCGAACGACGCCGAGCGTCAGACGCGCATCAGCCTCATTCGCTACGCCACCGAGCAGTTCCGGGATCGCGCGCCGAACACGTGGGCCTACCTGGACGCGGGCAACGCCTTGTGGATCAACGCGGACACCATGGCCCAGCGGCTGGAGAACATGGGCGTGCGCAACGTGCGTGGCTTCGCGCTCAACGTGTCGAACTTCTACACCACCGCGCAGTCGGCCTCGTACGCGGGCTCCGTCAACAGCTCGCTGAGCAGCCGGTACGGCTACACCAAGCCCTTCGTGGTGGACACCAGCCGTAACGGCAATGGCTCCAACGGTGAGTGGTGCAACCCCGCCGGCCGGAAGATTGGCACGACGAACCAGGTGGGCGTGGGCGGCGCGGAGATGACCCTGTGGATCAAGGTCCCCGGGGACTCCGATGGCCAGTGCGGCGTCGCGCCCAACACACCCGCAGGCACGTTCGTGCCGGACGTGGCCCTGCGGATGATTGACGGCCTCTGA
- a CDS encoding amidase yields MTYQRNPVKAPRVSGLALKAFVNALESGVGSVMLDKLTRDSGIERWRELPAGDAPPLQFPLAQGTAATESQTPTEQAARAIAASASPPERESVAAYVRAYREGATDPVAVVNRIHESIARMDSGKQRLGLFIARKPDDVHRAAEASSERLREGRPLSVLDGIPVVLKDEVDLAGFPTTLGTRFRTQVAAADSTVAARLKAAGAIILGKANMNEIGINPIGLNPHHGAARNPWDTGRITGGSSSASAAAVAAGLCPLSIGADGGGSIRIPAALCGIVGLKATWGRIPETGVPPLCWNVGHVGPMGLTVDDVAAAYAVLAGPDGHDLVSQGQSPHHLSGYEDEGLSGVRLGICWDYFEDADADVVARCKEAVAALSAAGARVVEIPPPDLNTVLWTHSCIILSEMSEVMLPHVKAHPSEFGLDTRTNLAIGRHFRATDLVHALRHRHRLTRELLAQMAGVDVLVTPTTATTAPLIPEAALPDGESNLPVVDALMRFVRLANLTGFPSLSVPAGFDEEGLPVGVQLTGRPYEEHLLLRLGRVVEQASEYRVPPVHLRALR; encoded by the coding sequence ATGACCTACCAACGCAATCCCGTGAAGGCGCCCCGTGTGTCGGGCCTGGCGCTCAAGGCTTTCGTGAACGCGCTCGAGAGCGGCGTCGGGTCGGTGATGCTGGACAAGCTGACGCGGGACAGCGGCATCGAGCGATGGCGTGAGCTCCCGGCGGGGGACGCGCCGCCGCTCCAGTTTCCGTTGGCCCAGGGAACTGCCGCCACGGAGTCGCAGACACCCACGGAGCAGGCCGCGCGCGCCATCGCCGCGTCCGCCAGTCCACCGGAGCGTGAGAGCGTTGCGGCCTATGTCCGCGCCTACCGCGAGGGCGCCACGGACCCGGTGGCCGTGGTGAATCGAATTCATGAATCCATTGCCCGGATGGACAGTGGGAAGCAGCGCCTGGGCTTGTTCATCGCCCGCAAGCCGGACGACGTGCACCGGGCCGCGGAGGCTTCCTCCGAGCGGCTGCGCGAGGGCCGTCCGCTGAGCGTGCTCGACGGGATTCCCGTCGTGCTGAAGGACGAGGTCGACCTGGCCGGGTTCCCCACCACGCTGGGCACGCGGTTTCGCACGCAGGTGGCCGCCGCGGACTCGACGGTGGCGGCCCGGCTCAAGGCCGCGGGCGCCATCATCCTCGGCAAGGCCAACATGAATGAGATTGGCATCAACCCCATCGGGTTGAATCCCCATCACGGCGCCGCTCGCAACCCCTGGGACACGGGCCGCATCACCGGTGGCAGTTCCAGTGCCTCCGCCGCCGCCGTGGCCGCCGGCCTGTGCCCCTTGAGCATCGGTGCCGACGGCGGCGGTTCCATCCGCATCCCCGCGGCCCTTTGCGGCATCGTGGGCCTCAAGGCGACGTGGGGCCGCATCCCGGAGACGGGCGTACCGCCGCTGTGCTGGAACGTGGGCCACGTGGGGCCCATGGGCCTCACCGTGGACGATGTCGCCGCGGCGTATGCGGTGCTCGCGGGGCCGGATGGGCATGACCTCGTCTCGCAGGGGCAGTCACCGCATCACCTGTCTGGCTACGAGGATGAAGGCCTGAGCGGCGTGCGGCTGGGCATCTGCTGGGACTACTTCGAGGACGCCGACGCGGACGTCGTCGCCCGCTGCAAGGAGGCCGTGGCCGCGCTGTCGGCCGCGGGCGCGCGCGTGGTGGAGATTCCGCCTCCCGACCTCAACACCGTGCTGTGGACGCACAGTTGCATCATCCTGAGCGAGATGTCGGAGGTGATGCTCCCCCACGTGAAGGCGCATCCGTCGGAGTTCGGGCTCGACACGCGCACCAACCTGGCCATTGGCCGGCACTTCCGGGCCACGGACCTGGTGCATGCCCTGCGGCACCGGCACCGCCTGACGCGTGAGCTGCTGGCGCAGATGGCGGGCGTGGACGTCCTCGTCACGCCCACGACGGCCACCACGGCGCCCCTCATTCCGGAGGCAGCGCTTCCGGATGGCGAGTCGAACCTGCCTGTCGTCGATGCCCTGATGCGCTTCGTGCGCCTGGCCAACCTGACGGGCTTCCCCTCGCTGTCGGTGCCAGCCGGCTTCGATGAAGAGGGGCTCCCGGTGGGTGTCCAGCTCACAGGTCGCCCCTATGAGGAGCACCTGCTGCTGCGCCTGGGCCGCGTGGTGGAGCAGGCCTCCGAGTACCGCGTCCCGCCTGTTCATCTGCGCGCACTTCGGTGA